The region TGTGACCATGATAGTTAGGGTTATTACACTTCCCAAAGATTTTATCATTTTTTTCAAAAGACCAATCCTTTCTATATAATCTATGCGCTGCATTAAAATGTGCTTTTCTGTTTACTGTTACTCTCATGATTGGATATTTATAAAATCGTAGAACTTATCAAAAATTATTTTAAACCAGGCAGTATATAGTTCTGGTTGGGTTTCTATATCTGTCTTAACATCTTCTAATAGCATCCATTTCCAAGCTTCTACTTCGTCTTTATTAATAATTGGCTCATCTTGGTAGTAACCAACCATAATATGGTCTAATTCATGCTCTGTTAGGCCATTATCAAATGGTGCTTTGTATATAAATGAGGTTTTTTCTTCTAAATCTGTAACAAAACCCATTTCTTCTTGTAAACGTCTAGTACCAGCTTCTATATTGGTTTCTCCATCACGTTGATGACTACAACATGTGTTAGTCCATAATCCTGGAGAATGATATTTACTTAATGCTCTTTGTTGAAGCATTAACTCATTTTTATCATTGAAAACAAAAACTGAAAAAGCGCGATGCAATACTGCTTTTTCGTGTGCTTCCATTTTTGGCATTAAACCTATTTGCTCATCAAACTGATTGACTAAAATTACTTTTTCTTCTTCCATTAATTCTTATTAATACACAAAGTTAAGGATTAGACTTTTGGTAATTTTTGTTTTAAGTTAATTTTAATAAAAAAGCATCTCTAATAGAGATGCTTTTTTATTAAATACCAATTAATATTATCTATTAATAACTATAAAGTTACTTCTTCTATTCCAATCGTGCTCGTCTTCTGAACATTTTACTCCATTACTACATCTATTAACTAACATAGTTTCACCATATCCTCGACCTTCTAACCTATCTGGAGATATGCCTCCTTTTTCAATAATATATTGTTTTGTTGAAACATTTCTTCTGTTAGATAAAGCCCAATTGTAATCGTCTGATGCTCTAGAGTCTGTATGCGATTGAACATCAATTCTGATAGTTGGGTATTTTTTCATGTAATTAATGACCTTCCATAACTCAACTTCTGCGTCAGGTCTAATGTTAGACTTATCAAAATCAAAATAAATTGGATTTAAATCTAATACTTCTACTAAATCTCTACCAACATCTGCTGGCTTGGTAGTTTCTGGAGTTAAGTTAAGCTTTAAGACCACATCTTCCCTCTTGCTAGGATTAACAACAAAAGTTTGATCTGATTGAATGAAACCATCCTTAGATGCAATGATATTATATTTTTGCTTAGTACATGGTCCTTCATAACTAAAAGATCCATTTTGATCTGAAGTTAGGTTTTGGACTTCAATTCCTTTTTCATTTATAACTACTACACTTGCATAAGGTATTATGGCATTAGTATTTTTATTTACTGTAGTACCAGAAACTAACTGTGTACAGAATGATCTAGAAAATCTGTAGATGTCATCATCTCCTTTTCCGTTATATCTGTTGGACGTTAAATATCCTTCATTTGAGAATTCGTCTATAATAAATTCAAAATCATCTCTGGAACTGTTGATAGGCTTACCTAGATTAGTAACCGTCTGTGTTACATCATCTAACTTAGTCATGAAAACATCTAATCCACCTAATCCTTGGTGACCATCTGAAGAAAAATATAAAGTTCCATTGTTACTAATGTAAGGGAAATTTTCTCTACCCTCTGTATTTATTTTACTTCCTAAATTTACTGGATCTCCATAGCTACCATCTTCTAAAATATCTACATAGTAGATGTCTGATTTACCTTGTGTTCCTGGCATATCACTTGCAAAGTATAATCTAGATTCATCTAAGTTTAATGCAGGATGCGCAACATTATAATCATCATTGTTGAATGGCATACTCGTAATATTTGTCCAAGCACCATTTATAAACTCTGCTTTAAAAATCTTCAATCCATTAACTTTCTCGTCACTTTTTCTAACTTTTCCTTTATAGTAGTTGTTTCTAGTAAAATACATTGTGTTACCGTCTTGAGTAAACGTAGTTGATGACTCGTGAAACTTAGTATTTAAAGTAGAAGAAAATGGTTTTGCAGTGTTATCTTCATTACTTATAAAATATAAATCTAAGAATGGCTGTTCATTCCATTTATAAAGCTTACCATCACCTCTGGATGATGCAAATACTATCCCATCCTTATAAAAAGAAGTTCCAAAATCTGAAAAACGTGAGTTAAAATCTAAGTTTTCTAATTCAAAATCTCCAGAAAGTGCCTCTATGGTTTCAAGGTAATTTGGTGATTTTGAAAATAGGATGGCTCTAGAATCTTCTGGTTTTAAAGTTGCAAATTTTTTCATATTTGCATTAGCACGTTCATAGTCACCTATCGCCTTTAAACTCATTGCATATCTGTAGTAATATTCATATTCAACAACAGCGTCTAGTTTAAAGAGCTCTCCATACCATTTTGAAGCTTCTTCCATCTGCGTATTAAAATAATATGCATTAGCTAATTTTTTATAAACTTCTGGTGTTTTATTACCGTTTTCAACCAATTTTAATAATTCCTTGGTTGTAGCTACATATGATAAATTATCATATTTTTTTTCGGCACTACTACTTATACCATCCTTTTGAGAAAAAGAAACATTAAATGTCAGTATAGTAATTAAAGTAGAAAGTATAAATCTATTTTTCATAATTATTATTGTCAATTATTAGAAGAATCTTGGTGATAATATTTTAGAAATATCTCTTGGTTCAAACCTCAGAAAAACCTCAAAAGATCCTGCATCAAATTTGGTTTGCCCTAAATCTGTTACTTCTCTATCGTAAGCAAGTCCTAATAGAAAACTGTCAGATATTTGGTATCCAAATAATCCACTAACAGCAGCATCCCAACGATATGCTAGACCAAATGTAAATTTTT is a window of Olleya sp. YS DNA encoding:
- the idi gene encoding isopentenyl-diphosphate Delta-isomerase produces the protein MEEEKVILVNQFDEQIGLMPKMEAHEKAVLHRAFSVFVFNDKNELMLQQRALSKYHSPGLWTNTCCSHQRDGETNIEAGTRRLQEEMGFVTDLEEKTSFIYKAPFDNGLTEHELDHIMVGYYQDEPIINKDEVEAWKWMLLEDVKTDIETQPELYTAWFKIIFDKFYDFINIQS
- a CDS encoding OmpA family protein, whose product is MKNRFILSTLITILTFNVSFSQKDGISSSAEKKYDNLSYVATTKELLKLVENGNKTPEVYKKLANAYYFNTQMEEASKWYGELFKLDAVVEYEYYYRYAMSLKAIGDYERANANMKKFATLKPEDSRAILFSKSPNYLETIEALSGDFELENLDFNSRFSDFGTSFYKDGIVFASSRGDGKLYKWNEQPFLDLYFISNEDNTAKPFSSTLNTKFHESSTTFTQDGNTMYFTRNNYYKGKVRKSDEKVNGLKIFKAEFINGAWTNITSMPFNNDDYNVAHPALNLDESRLYFASDMPGTQGKSDIYYVDILEDGSYGDPVNLGSKINTEGRENFPYISNNGTLYFSSDGHQGLGGLDVFMTKLDDVTQTVTNLGKPINSSRDDFEFIIDEFSNEGYLTSNRYNGKGDDDIYRFSRSFCTQLVSGTTVNKNTNAIIPYASVVVINEKGIEVQNLTSDQNGSFSYEGPCTKQKYNIIASKDGFIQSDQTFVVNPSKREDVVLKLNLTPETTKPADVGRDLVEVLDLNPIYFDFDKSNIRPDAEVELWKVINYMKKYPTIRIDVQSHTDSRASDDYNWALSNRRNVSTKQYIIEKGGISPDRLEGRGYGETMLVNRCSNGVKCSEDEHDWNRRSNFIVINR